The Aspergillus oryzae RIB40 DNA, chromosome 5 genome segment GACATGAGCCTCCTGGTCAGCTGGCCTCCTCATATCCACAAACATATGCTCGTTGACTGCATGTTCCCTCTGCCACTCCAGAATAGCTCTGAAATTCGTACATTTATGCGGAATATTGAAATCCGGCCAAGGGTGATCGACTGCATCCGTCCAGAAATGTGTATAAACGTCCGTGTTTGCATGGCAGAGTACATTCTGTAGTAGCATGTATATGCAGTGAGAGACATGGTGTCGATGCTTTTCGTCCGTTTGATTAAAGCCACCTGGATACTTCTTCCCATAGTAGTAGTCAAAGTATATCTCCATGCGCAGAGCATTCAGGCAATGCAGCTGGTGCAGCACATCAATCCGACCGGCATACATGTCGTCTCCTAGTCCAAATTCCGCTGAAAGCTTGACGGCCATGGCAGGGTCTTTACCGATAGATAGAACGTCTTCTCGGGAGAGGGCAATCGGTCTGGTATCAGAAATAACGGTCCATGCTCTGTCCACCTCTGGACTCGGCCCTTGGCGGAAGATGCTGGGATTGTCGTCGGGGAAAAGCGTGGCGTCCATGTTTCTGATAGAGAACGACAAATCCTCTCCTTTCAATACCGGCGCTATGCTATGTTAGCCGTATACTTCCATGTGCAGTTATATGACATGACTTACAAGGCATAGCGGTCTGCTCTCTCAGGGAATCCCTATTGTCCTGTATAGAACTCCAAAACAGAAAGCTTGAAACTGTAAAGAGAATGATATTCAACCATAGTAGAAGTGTTGATCGATCTCCTAGATGTTGACTCAATCTTCGATATGATGTTGTGATGGATTTCAAGCGCCCATCAGGACGCCTTAATCCCCGTGTGGCCTCTTTCAGAGTGATCTtgtcctcatcatcgtcgaTGTCGACCTCGGCATACTTGATATCAGTTCTCCTTGCGAAAATTGCCTTGATTTTACCGAAGTATGCCATTTCTGTTCACTGCATTTTTCAATTTCTAAACTGAATATACGAAAGATGCACTTTTGGGCTTCCGTGATACCGACAAGCCCTTTTCACGTCCATTATTGTGCGGGAAAGTCGATCGATCGTTTGTGGTGACACTGTCATCGTGCATATGCACGATGCTTACGAGCGTAAGCATCTTACTAGTCCAGTAGTAAGCAGCACACACAAccgaaaaagcaaagacaaatTTAGAGGGAACGCTTATTTGGGAGTCTTTCGACAAAGTACCCATTTTCACAAACTTTGGTCCCACTACTCGGAGCGTATGCAGTAGATGCCAACTGACAGTGTATACTAGCGCCTTTCACAGTGATAGCAAAACCTAGGTTTAGATACATTATACCGTCTGTACAATATCTTCCGGACTGCACTCTAGACCACATAGTTTGTTCTCCTCGATAAATCTAACCAGGGCATCGTTTCGCCGACATTTGCGAGGTGCATCGCGAGTCTTCCACGCACCTATACCCGATGTATCTCTTGCGAATAGAACAGGTGTGACATCCGCTTGACACTCGATCATGGTTTTAAGGATCATGAAACAGTGGTCTTTGTGTATGTGGAAACGTGTGGAACTAGTATTTGTGAACATGGAATAGTCGAACTGCTCACGATAGATCCACTGCCTAATAAGACCAAGACAGTGCACTTGATGGGCCCCTGCCTGATATTAGTCAAAAGTAGTTCAAGACCACAGATAGATGGGCTACTTACACTCTGTAAGGGTGACAAGGTTACCGTCTTGAACCCACCAGTCTCTGTCGGTTGActtgttgagcttctcgaTCTGATCGTATGGGTATGGGATAAATCCGTCTGTATAGAGTGAGAAGTGTACGCAATCTTGTCAACATAAACATATCCACTAACGGTCGTATTGATTCAACCagtttgtttctcttgtcACGGTTGGAGGACCAGCATAGTCCGCAGGAAGTTGGTCGGAATTATACTGGGTCCATTGGTAGTCTACTGCTGCCATCATAGGGGCTGTTTGAAACACTCGATTAGCATGACGAATCCATCAGTATCATAGCCAAGTATATTAACATACCCCAGGCAGACAGTTTCTTTGTACAAGCCATGTCGATTGACGCATAGCCTCTCATCAATGCGCGGAAGATCAGACACATGGCGAAGAATACGGTGCTGGTAAAAAGGAGTACTACTGGCAAGCTCTTTGCCGATTGCACCTGATGTTGACTGATGGCTATACTTTCAGATAAAGACACTGATTCCCACTTTTGCCTATCGACCTCTTTggtctctccatcatctagCTTGTGGTATGCGACCGCGCGGTCTGTGAAGGATTTGCACCGACTGCGGATTGTAGTCCAGATAGCCATAGTTCTTTTTGGCGCAAAGGTCAGAATCAAGGTAGCAAATAATGATAGGCTACCTAGGAGTCGTCGCAGCGACAATAAGATGAGCTCTAGTTTGTAGATTAGGGAGAGGCTGTCAGCTTGCATGGGCACGGTGTAATCCGGGTAAGCATCTTATGCACAACCCTTTCCTCTCCGAACGTTGCAAGACTACTCTCTATGGAAGGAGAGTATTGATTTCCAATTCATCTCTCGTGTCATATGTCCCACTCGCGTATTGTTTAGGTCACCCACAATGAATAGCGATCGCAAGCGAAACCCCATATACTTCACGTTAACATCTGTTTTCCTAGTCGCGTCCACCTTGATACTTCTGGACGCCGTCCGATTCCACCCTACAAATGCACAATGTGTCCAAAGGATGTTCACCTGGTCCCCTGTGAAGGATATAATAGAGTACGAGTGGACGATGTTCCCTGAATTTGGCTTCTTGGTCCATTCCAAGTGGTTTGACGCTGCCCTGCCAGAGCGCGAGGCAGCCTGGGAAGAGTTTCTACCTAGTATGTTGATCGCCTTGTTTCAAATGTACTCGAGGCTGAGCAGACCAAGGAAGTCCAATTTCGGTCCCCAATTCTCATATAGACCGACTGAATCTTCTGCCCGATACAGACTGGATCCGTTCCCCATTAAATGCAGACAACATCCTCGCTCTCCCTGAAGTCTTTGTTCAATTAGAATGTCTCAACCTCCTTCGATTGCACGCCCAAAAAGATGAAACAGACAATCGCCATCTACCCTCGTTCCGGGGATCTGAAGACAAAGTCTACCACAGGGTAGAGCAATGTTTCGATCGACTAAGGACATCGGTTCTCTGCTGGTCCGATATTGTTCCCGTACTCCAAGAGTATGCGGACGATGACCTGCACACGCACGTTGTTAAGTATGACTTTGCGACGAAGCACAATTGCCGTAACTTTGCTGGAATTCGAGACTGGACGTTGCGAAACGGGGTTAAGGAGGTTGAGATGAATAACGCGTGGTGGGGAGGGTTTGCTGGGGTTTAACCCTTGATTGGATATGGATCACATCCTTTTCTGACTCTCTTCTAACTTACACCATTGTATCAAAAACCACTAAGAAATTGCTGGAAAACAGTGTGTCATGTTGCCGACTACATAAATGTTGGATAAGTTATAACGCTAGCAAACGTTCATATTAGACCTATAAGGATGTGTACATCAATGTAAAGCAATACGATGtctgtatatatattggaaGAATTTGACACAAACACTGGAAGTTCAACTAATCCATGACCGAAAACTAATAATTGTAACAGGATACAATGTATAAGATTTTGTTCTGAAATATCTTTCTAGTATGTGACAGTCGTAGATGGTAGTAAAGTATGCATCTGCATGCTGACTGTCAGCATTGATCTACGTTGAAGCTTCGCCTGTCGAGTTTCCGCCTATCACCAGTTCGATTTCGCCATTCTATTATCTGTTTCTGCAATTTGAGATTTAATTGAGTATCTGTCCAGAGTGTCGTATTCCGCGTAACCTTGTACGCTCCAGATCGCCACTTCGACGATGCAATCCCCCCGTATCTACTATCCCATAATCCTCCTGGTATTCCTCCTATGTCTCGGAATGCTAGTATCATACCTCCCAACCATTGAACGACCAATATGCCCCCAGCAGACAAGTGAGAAATATGAATCACTAAGCAGCGAAACCAACCGGGGGATCCCCAGAACATTCTTTCCAACCGAACCAGCACCGGGCCAAACCCTCCTTGACGAAGCCCACCTCACGACAAACGGGGGCTTCTTCATGGTCCGAAGGGGCATATCTGATAAACCAGTCGGCTACGGAATCTCGATGTTACACCAAGCGCACTGTATCGATATGCTGCGTGCTGCGCTGTTGGGAGGGATGCATGATCATAGTTTGAATTTCAAACGGGATGGGCTGAGGAAGGTGGATTcgttggatgatgagcattTGGAGCATTGTTTGGATTATATTGCGCAGGTAAGAGAGTCTTATGTCGGGGAGGTTTGTTGATGGTTCTCGCTGACTTACTAGGGGATCCTATGTGCGGCGGACGATACGATTGAGCCACGGATCATTGAttgggagaaaaaggtcgCTGTTGTTAATGGGATGAATGTCGTACATCAATGTAGGAACTCAGCGTTTGTGCTTGAAACTGTTGAGAGATCAAATCAGAACAGTGTGTTGGTAGATAGGGAGCTCAGAGTGGGGGAGACTCTGGGCAGTTTACTTTCTGGCTGACTTCACCACCTCtcaatgaagaagagtaaAGATAGATACAATTTGATTCTTGGGATTTGTTTCTCTTAATTTACTATGTTACGTGCTGTAGATCTCCTATCCAACGCCATTGATATGTTTCACATTGTCTTGTCAATAGCTTCGCCATAGCTGATATTCATGCCGTAATACACAAAAGTTTATACTCCATCACCTCCATTGTAAGGGTGCTCCCTCCAATACTTAAAGAACTTATCTCCGGGAAAGAGCTCATACAGGAACTGGATATCCTCCTCTGGATCCTGCGAGAACCCAGCCGTATCAATGACATATTGAGCCTCCTCGGGCTCAAGTTCCACCCTCCATTCGCCCGCAAATCTTTCCCGAGCCCACTCCTGGATTTTGGTGAAGTTCCGACAAGTATGTGTGGTCGCGAGACGAGGGAATATACCCTTTCTAGCAGGGACGTTGATGTGGAAGGGAATGGGAGATACGTCAGCATGGCACATTAGAGCTTGACGGATCGAGTCAATGCAGTGATCTGACAGCAATGGTGAGTTGGAATTAGGATAGAAAGCCCAGTGATGGATGTACATACCCCAGTGGCGGAACATGTCCGTATCACGGTTGATTGTTCCATTCGGGAACTTTAGGCTGTCCAGCGAGTCCATTGTATAGCGCTCGGGATAGAGTGTTTTTCGCAGGTCATTGAGACAGTGAAGCTCGTGCCAGACATCGA includes the following:
- a CDS encoding uncharacterized protein (predicted protein); translation: MNSDRKRNPIYFTLTSVFLVASTLILLDAVRFHPTNAQCVQRMFTWSPVKDIIEYEWTMFPEFGFLVHSKWFDAALPEREAAWEEFLPNWIRSPLNADNILALPEVFVQLECLNLLRLHAQKDETDNRHLPSFRGSEDKVYHRVEQCFDRLRTSVLCWSDIVPVLQEYADDDLHTHVVKYDFATKHNCRNFAGIRDWTLRNGVKEVEMNNAWWGGFAGV
- a CDS encoding uncharacterized protein (predicted protein), with the translated sequence MAIWTTIRSRCKSFTDRAVAYHKLDDGETKEVDRQKWESVSLSESIAISQHQVQSAKSLPVVLLFTSTVFFAMCLIFRALMRGYASIDMACTKKLSAWDGFIPYPYDQIEKLNKSTDRDWWVQDGNLVTLTEWAHQVHCLGLIRQWIYREQFDYSMFTNTSSTRFHIHKDHCFMILKTMIECQADVTPVLFARDTSGIGAWKTRDAPRKCRRNDALVRFIEENKLCGLECSPEDIVQTWDQSL
- a CDS encoding uncharacterized protein (predicted protein); translated protein: MQSPRIYYPIILLVFLLCLGMLVSYLPTIERPICPQQTSEKYESLSSETNRGIPRTFFPTEPAPGQTLLDEAHLTTNGGFFMVRRGISDKPVGYGISMLHQAHCIDMLRAALLGGMHDHSLNFKRDGLRKVDSLDDEHLEHCLDYIAQIGSSEWGRLWAVYFLADFTTSQ